In Methanobacteriaceae archaeon, the following are encoded in one genomic region:
- a CDS encoding extracellular solute-binding protein, giving the protein MERKSRRALLVIIGIIIIAIIAASYLAFSGFKGKQTLKIATTTSLEDTGLLPVLEAAFEKENPDVDVQFIATGTGQALEYGKKGDVDLVMVHSKTQEEEFVKEGYGTQRYPFAYNYFYVVGPSTDPAQINGTNATAAFKKIDATGSANPNQVKFVSRGDNSGTNTREIQIWNKTGANYNTTIRGQNWYIESGKGMVDTLNVANEKSAYTLSDSGTFLAYKDNINLVAFITQGKDLLNIYSLIPVNPGKFSRVDYNTSMKWVDFLLSPEGQKIVGEYGKDKYGQELFIPLAGVNEPTE; this is encoded by the coding sequence ATGGAAAGAAAATCCAGAAGGGCCTTGCTAGTGATTATAGGAATCATCATCATTGCAATTATCGCAGCCTCATACCTTGCTTTCAGTGGATTCAAAGGTAAGCAAACCCTTAAGATCGCAACCACAACCAGTTTGGAAGACACTGGCTTGTTACCTGTTCTAGAAGCAGCTTTTGAAAAAGAGAACCCTGATGTTGATGTGCAATTTATTGCCACGGGTACAGGTCAGGCCCTGGAATACGGTAAAAAGGGTGATGTGGATCTGGTGATGGTTCACTCCAAAACCCAGGAAGAAGAATTCGTTAAAGAGGGTTATGGTACCCAAAGATATCCCTTTGCCTACAACTACTTCTATGTGGTGGGACCATCCACTGATCCTGCTCAAATCAATGGAACCAATGCCACAGCAGCCTTCAAGAAAATCGATGCCACGGGATCGGCAAATCCTAACCAGGTGAAATTCGTCTCCAGAGGAGATAATTCCGGAACTAACACCCGAGAAATTCAAATCTGGAACAAAACAGGTGCCAACTACAATACCACCATCCGTGGACAGAACTGGTACATTGAATCGGGGAAAGGGATGGTTGACACCTTAAATGTTGCTAATGAGAAGTCTGCCTACACTTTATCCGATTCCGGTACATTCCTGGCATATAAAGACAATATTAACCTGGTAGCCTTTATAACACAGGGGAAAGACTTGTTAAACATCTACTCCCTGATACCTGTGAATCCAGGAAAATTCTCCAGGGTGGACTACAATACATCAATGAAGTGGGTAGACTTCTTGCTTTCCCCAGAAGGTCAAAAAATCGTGGGTGAGTACGGAAAAGATAAATACGGTCAGGAACTATTTATACCCCTGGCTGGAGTGAATGAACCAACGGAATAA
- a CDS encoding DUF2099 family protein, whose amino-acid sequence MDEHIMEALGKARVIIRDGKVVKVEEPKIDYCPLFHKYRGIKKLTPQVIRENMEFRVKDFGMCTKERQLEMDDFLSFGISETLGTLLDEKVIQCAVIVCEGSGTVIVEDPVLVQGIGGRISGIISTTPIKEIVNTLGKDKVLEVESAMINQVEGVLKAINLGYKKIGVTVASAADAVKIRQIEIDHPQVKISIFTVHTTGISRRDAEVLFENSDVITSCASFHIREIAKEKETFSVGASIPIYAPSEDGEKFLKIRLEKIGGVKEKKDAKIPNPLI is encoded by the coding sequence GTGGATGAGCATATTATGGAGGCTTTAGGGAAAGCTAGGGTCATAATAAGGGATGGAAAAGTGGTAAAAGTTGAAGAACCAAAAATTGATTACTGCCCTCTTTTTCACAAATACCGGGGTATTAAGAAACTCACACCCCAGGTTATTAGAGAGAACATGGAGTTCCGGGTGAAGGACTTTGGAATGTGTACCAAAGAAAGGCAACTGGAAATGGATGATTTTTTATCATTCGGGATATCAGAAACTCTGGGAACCTTACTTGATGAAAAAGTTATACAATGTGCAGTAATAGTTTGTGAAGGTAGTGGAACTGTTATTGTGGAGGATCCAGTGCTGGTGCAGGGAATTGGGGGTAGAATATCCGGAATTATAAGCACCACTCCTATTAAGGAAATTGTTAATACTCTGGGGAAAGATAAAGTACTCGAAGTAGAAAGTGCAATGATCAACCAGGTTGAAGGAGTTTTAAAGGCGATAAACCTGGGTTATAAGAAAATTGGCGTTACTGTTGCTTCTGCAGCCGATGCAGTTAAAATTCGCCAGATTGAAATAGACCATCCTCAGGTGAAGATCAGCATCTTCACGGTGCACACCACTGGTATCTCCCGGAGGGATGCAGAGGTTCTCTTTGAAAATTCTGATGTTATCACTTCCTGTGCATCTTTCCATATAAGAGAAATTGCCAAAGAAAAGGAAACATTCTCTGTGGGGGCTTCTATTCCAATTTACGCTCCCAGTGAGGATGGTGAGAAATTTCTTAAAATAAGATTGGAAAAAATCGGTGGAGTTAAAGAGAAAAAAGATGCTAAAATTCCAAATCCCCTTATTTGA
- a CDS encoding ABC transporter ATP-binding protein, with protein sequence MNLLELEKISKKYDGKPILEDINLSLEKGKTLGLIGPTGCGKTTLLRIIDLIEKPSQGKILFNGQEVPGTKKEQINIRRKIGLVFQKPMVLKGTVYDNISYGMRIRGENKHSYHDQIKNLLEALGLEGYEKRDAATLSGGEIQRMALARALITKPELLLLDEPTANLDPLSTQKIENFLEKMHREREITVILATHNLIQGQHLSDEIAILNNRIFQIGKPEEVFRKPKNRFVAEFVGVRNVKKGISRKVDDGLTIIKTGTISVYSSSNLEGNVYMSIRPEDITISRSKVQTSALNEFNGKIKEIKDSGGILDLKIDVESELFSVYITRKSFADMGLEPGSSVWLEFKASAVNVFEV encoded by the coding sequence ATGAACCTGCTGGAACTTGAAAAAATATCCAAAAAATATGATGGGAAGCCCATTCTGGAAGATATCAACCTTTCCCTAGAAAAGGGCAAAACACTGGGACTTATCGGACCAACTGGTTGTGGGAAAACCACTCTACTTCGAATTATAGACCTCATTGAAAAGCCTTCCCAGGGTAAGATCCTCTTCAATGGCCAGGAAGTTCCTGGAACAAAAAAAGAGCAGATTAACATTAGAAGAAAAATTGGTTTGGTCTTTCAAAAACCTATGGTGCTTAAAGGAACAGTTTATGATAATATCAGCTATGGTATGAGGATCAGAGGAGAAAATAAACATTCCTATCATGACCAGATAAAGAATCTACTGGAAGCACTTGGCCTGGAGGGATATGAAAAACGAGATGCTGCAACTCTTTCAGGTGGAGAAATCCAGAGGATGGCTCTGGCAAGGGCCCTTATCACCAAACCTGAACTTTTACTTTTAGATGAACCCACCGCCAACTTGGATCCCCTTTCCACTCAGAAGATTGAGAATTTTCTGGAAAAAATGCACAGGGAAAGGGAAATTACGGTAATACTAGCCACCCATAACTTGATACAGGGTCAGCACCTTTCTGATGAAATTGCCATACTCAATAATAGAATATTTCAGATTGGTAAGCCAGAGGAGGTTTTCAGAAAACCAAAAAATAGGTTTGTAGCAGAATTCGTGGGAGTGAGGAATGTGAAAAAGGGAATATCCCGTAAGGTAGATGATGGCCTCACCATTATCAAAACTGGCACCATTAGTGTTTATTCATCGTCAAACCTGGAAGGAAATGTTTATATGAGTATAAGACCAGAGGATATAACCATTTCCAGATCAAAAGTTCAGACCAGTGCCCTTAACGAATTTAATGGAAAAATTAAAGAGATTAAGGATTCTGGTGGTATTTTAGATCTTAAAATTGATGTAGAAAGTGAGTTGTTCTCAGTTTACATTACTCGAAAATCATTTGCAGATATGGGGTTGGAACCAGGTTCCTCAGTTTGGTTAGAATTTAAGGCCTCAGCAGTGAATGTTTTTGAAGTTTAA
- a CDS encoding ABC transporter permease — protein sequence MNEIMNALLEAIHLLVTLDLEVMEITIRTLYISITSTFIAALIAVPIGGYIHFRKFRGKRTVINIIQTLYSIPTVLVGLLVFLLISSQGPLGSLGLLFTPGGMILGQTILVLPIVTGFTILALNGVKDEIRDLCISLGATEFQTIKTIMHEAKYALLGAIILGFGRAISEVGVALMIGGNIRGHTRVITTTMSLETSKGNIELSIALGIILLAIALFINLILNYFQEK from the coding sequence GTGAACGAGATCATGAACGCCTTATTGGAAGCCATACATCTCCTGGTAACTTTGGATCTGGAAGTTATGGAGATAACCATCAGAACACTCTACATATCCATCACATCCACGTTCATCGCTGCGTTAATAGCAGTGCCCATTGGTGGATACATACATTTTAGAAAGTTCCGGGGAAAAAGAACTGTTATAAATATTATTCAAACTCTTTACAGTATCCCCACAGTTCTGGTTGGTTTACTGGTTTTCCTTTTGATTTCCAGCCAGGGCCCATTAGGTAGTTTAGGTCTTCTTTTTACACCTGGAGGTATGATTCTTGGTCAAACTATACTAGTACTCCCTATCGTGACTGGATTCACGATTTTAGCATTAAATGGAGTTAAAGATGAAATTAGAGACCTTTGTATTTCTTTAGGAGCTACTGAGTTTCAGACCATTAAAACCATCATGCACGAAGCTAAATACGCCTTACTAGGGGCTATTATATTGGGATTTGGCAGAGCCATCTCTGAAGTAGGGGTTGCCCTGATGATAGGAGGTAACATCAGAGGACATACCAGAGTAATAACCACCACCATGTCCCTGGAGACATCTAAAGGAAATATTGAACTTTCCATAGCACTGGGGATCATTTTACTGGCTATTGCCCTATTTATAAATCTAATATTGAATTACTTCCAGGAGAAATAA
- a CDS encoding CBS domain-containing protein: MIEKLHAQDIMIREVHVSAPEDLIAAAKLKMMRCNVGGLPVVDDKRLVGIITHRDILLAGGEALGLKVGDLMTKNPKVAERNTPITEITRIMAEKGYQRIPVVENGDLVGLITQSSLIRALAGLDD; the protein is encoded by the coding sequence ATGATAGAAAAACTGCATGCCCAGGACATCATGATCCGGGAAGTGCATGTAAGTGCACCAGAAGACCTGATTGCTGCCGCCAAGTTGAAAATGATGCGCTGCAATGTAGGAGGTCTGCCTGTAGTGGATGATAAGAGACTGGTGGGAATTATCACCCATCGAGACATTCTCTTAGCCGGTGGTGAAGCTTTAGGCCTTAAAGTAGGGGACTTGATGACTAAAAATCCAAAAGTAGCAGAGAGAAACACCCCCATAACAGAGATTACCAGGATAATGGCAGAGAAGGGTTATCAGAGAATTCCAGTAGTGGAAAATGGAGATTTAGTGGGCCTTATCACCCAGAGTTCCCTGATACGTGCTCTTGCAGGTTTGGATGATTAA
- a CDS encoding DUF2097 domain-containing protein, whose product MKESKQVCATCEEICDYIENEVKPGDTVRLSLGRCYIPGKVVTNNNGVIQIEIDSEMIKGLSTIDVEKLKEHLVELEHECPDGMCCTLEAKDD is encoded by the coding sequence ATGAAAGAAAGTAAACAAGTGTGTGCTACCTGCGAAGAGATTTGTGATTATATTGAAAATGAAGTGAAACCTGGAGACACAGTAAGATTATCTTTAGGAAGATGTTACATCCCTGGTAAAGTGGTAACCAACAACAACGGAGTCATACAAATAGAAATCGACAGTGAGATGATCAAAGGTTTATCCACCATCGATGTGGAAAAACTCAAAGAACATCTGGTGGAACTTGAGCACGAATGTCCTGATGGTATGTGCTGCACACTAGAAGCAAAGGATGATTAA
- a CDS encoding HesA/MoeB/ThiF family protein, producing the protein MPGSNNEETYWEMIDRQKGILDRDQQMLLKKSLITVIGCGGIGGAALEMLVRMGVEKVRIVDKDVFELTNINRQLMSNMKRIGTPKTEATIEELLSINPHLYIESFNEELTEHNVVKILKGSKIVIDALDNLLTRIIVSRCAREIEIPFIHGAIHGTMGQVSVFTNSTPSYEEIFKLPSQEEELTKKVISKVLDMNKEVPPAIGPVPNIVGCIQAFEALKLITGKGNPVMSPQVLMFDLWKEEAFSVVRF; encoded by the coding sequence ATGCCCGGATCAAACAATGAAGAAACTTATTGGGAAATGATAGACCGACAGAAAGGAATTCTTGATAGAGATCAGCAGATGCTACTTAAAAAATCCCTAATAACTGTTATTGGCTGTGGAGGCATAGGAGGGGCTGCGTTGGAAATGCTGGTCAGAATGGGCGTTGAAAAGGTTCGCATAGTTGATAAAGATGTTTTCGAATTAACCAATATCAACCGGCAGCTAATGAGCAACATGAAAAGAATTGGAACACCAAAAACCGAAGCCACCATTGAAGAACTTCTTTCCATTAATCCCCACTTGTATATTGAATCATTTAATGAAGAATTAACTGAACATAATGTTGTAAAAATACTCAAAGGAAGTAAGATTGTTATAGACGCACTGGACAACCTACTAACACGAATCATTGTTAGTAGATGTGCCCGGGAAATTGAAATTCCATTCATACATGGCGCTATCCATGGAACTATGGGTCAGGTGAGTGTTTTCACTAATTCAACGCCTTCTTATGAGGAAATATTTAAATTACCTTCCCAAGAAGAAGAATTAACTAAAAAAGTGATTTCAAAAGTTTTGGATATGAATAAAGAAGTTCCACCAGCGATTGGACCTGTTCCAAATATTGTGGGTTGTATTCAAGCATTTGAAGCTCTTAAACTCATCACAGGGAAAGGAAATCCCGTTATGTCCCCCCAAGTCCTCATGTTTGATCTGTGGAAGGAAGAAGCATTTTCAGTGGTACGTTTTTAA
- a CDS encoding DUF128 domain-containing protein codes for MPQETDRKMMEILRILADRSEVLGAKTIAEELRRKGYDLGERAVRYHMRILDEKGFTERVGYAGRRITPEGIKELEKGLIYDQVDFIFSKFEDMMYQTTLNPHTGMGKVVVNTSIFRYDEELMEIITNVFSKGISVSPYVKINKPITTAEYEDQVEMETICGTTIDGMLLKAGIPVIPKYGGLVKIEDHTPRSFTELIAYKKTSMTPLEAFTDREMTSVLGVLEGGNGNIPANFRLIPAHARDEALNLFSKLQQRGISGLLKMGKAGESVLGISVDNDMVGIAVIGGISPLCAAKEAGYEVNIKMAENTIEFSEMKPISTPHNIIKQSELEEGEKVKFILSKAWNLIHKVDFDPETRQGQVIVNISYLKEEDLDEGLNIFDQVMAKRPEYCTSKYFQILPGPEGKKGLATVCSLTIDGILTKHGIASTPQYGGILETEGKSPRFIELTAYNGSSLDPHEIYLSKGLTTVNQSLKSGGRILASLREIPYVARPEALDILDEAEEAGLSVLKVGKPSELVYNAKVERYHVGVVAPGGLNPIAAMKEADISVEAKAVETFMDISQMEEF; via the coding sequence ATGCCACAGGAAACTGATCGTAAAATGATGGAGATCCTGAGGATCCTGGCAGACAGAAGTGAGGTTCTGGGAGCAAAAACCATAGCCGAAGAGCTGCGCAGAAAGGGATACGACCTTGGGGAAAGAGCAGTACGCTACCATATGCGAATCTTAGATGAAAAAGGATTCACCGAACGTGTAGGTTACGCTGGCAGGAGAATCACCCCCGAAGGAATTAAAGAGCTCGAAAAAGGCCTTATTTATGATCAAGTTGATTTCATTTTCTCTAAATTTGAGGATATGATGTACCAAACCACCCTCAATCCCCATACTGGAATGGGAAAAGTGGTTGTAAACACATCCATCTTCCGTTATGATGAGGAGTTAATGGAGATCATCACTAATGTTTTCAGTAAAGGGATTTCAGTTAGTCCTTACGTCAAAATCAACAAACCTATCACAACTGCAGAATATGAAGATCAGGTGGAAATGGAAACAATATGTGGAACTACCATTGACGGAATGTTACTTAAAGCCGGCATCCCCGTGATTCCTAAGTACGGAGGATTAGTGAAGATCGAAGACCACACTCCACGAAGTTTCACCGAACTAATCGCCTATAAAAAGACTTCCATGACCCCTCTGGAAGCCTTTACTGACCGGGAAATGACTTCTGTTCTAGGAGTTCTAGAAGGAGGGAATGGAAACATCCCCGCCAACTTCAGATTAATACCAGCACATGCCCGGGATGAAGCCCTAAACCTGTTCAGTAAGCTCCAGCAAAGAGGAATATCAGGACTTTTAAAGATGGGTAAAGCAGGGGAATCTGTTCTTGGCATTTCCGTGGATAATGATATGGTGGGCATAGCTGTGATTGGAGGAATATCACCATTATGTGCTGCCAAAGAAGCTGGATACGAAGTCAATATTAAAATGGCTGAAAACACAATAGAATTCTCAGAAATGAAACCAATCAGCACTCCCCACAATATAATAAAACAATCCGAACTGGAAGAAGGGGAAAAAGTAAAATTCATCCTTTCCAAGGCATGGAACCTCATTCATAAAGTTGATTTCGATCCAGAGACACGGCAAGGCCAGGTTATTGTGAATATATCCTACCTCAAGGAAGAAGACCTGGATGAAGGTCTTAACATCTTTGATCAGGTTATGGCCAAACGTCCAGAGTACTGCACCAGCAAATACTTCCAGATCCTTCCTGGACCCGAGGGTAAGAAGGGATTGGCCACTGTTTGCAGTTTAACCATTGACGGAATACTCACCAAACACGGGATTGCCTCCACACCCCAGTACGGAGGAATCCTTGAAACCGAAGGAAAATCGCCCCGATTCATTGAATTGACGGCTTACAATGGTTCCTCCCTGGATCCCCACGAAATATATTTATCCAAAGGATTAACCACCGTCAATCAATCCCTAAAAAGTGGTGGGCGAATCCTGGCCAGTTTAAGGGAAATACCCTACGTTGCCAGGCCAGAAGCCCTTGATATTCTAGATGAAGCAGAAGAAGCAGGATTATCCGTGTTAAAAGTTGGTAAACCCAGTGAACTGGTCTATAATGCTAAGGTAGAACGTTACCATGTGGGTGTTGTTGCCCCTGGTGGGTTAAACCCCATAGCTGCCATGAAAGAGGCGGATATTAGTGTGGAGGCCAAAGCAGTTGAGACTTTCATGGATATATCCCAGATGGAAGAGTTTTAA
- a CDS encoding MFS transporter, whose product MSENTTETMENKKGLGSSPIFVMIVLALGVFMTAMDAYIFVPALPTIISDLHTSFNWATWTLTTYMLFMTAIMALAGKLSDVFGRKKLYVVGVATFVIGSITASLSWDIYSLIASMGLQGIGAGIVLPAALSSMNDSAPENQKGKTMGVLMAMSSIATIIGPNIGGFLIQNFGWRTVFYINIPLGIMAIILAFKFKETYGDQDQHIDYIGSALLVGAIASMLLGIIGLESAPFTDVTVFPLLIAAAILFIALITYEKRVSEPILDIDVLKKPKILSLNFAILLSGIGTFMAFTYVPTFAQTVLNLNVQDSGMVLTPLSAAVCVTAILGGFLLDKFGSKRMLLLGSPLLVAGLFGLSYYVRDYTSLAICLAIIGVGVGFTWSAFQLLMMSFMPKEEEATGVGILNTFKGVGSTVAPVIGAIFLVNAASGMGNLSQSFSNLFLFGTITSIIALVLVVVVIVNDKVESTNLSESEVVTGK is encoded by the coding sequence ATGAGTGAAAATACTACCGAAACAATGGAAAATAAAAAGGGTCTAGGATCATCCCCAATTTTTGTGATGATAGTCCTGGCTTTAGGTGTATTCATGACAGCCATGGATGCCTATATATTCGTGCCAGCTCTACCAACTATAATTTCAGACCTGCACACTTCCTTTAATTGGGCGACATGGACATTAACAACATACATGTTGTTTATGACAGCCATTATGGCACTGGCTGGGAAATTATCTGATGTATTTGGTCGGAAAAAATTATATGTCGTTGGTGTGGCCACCTTTGTCATAGGATCAATTACTGCCAGCTTATCCTGGGATATATATTCATTAATAGCTTCAATGGGTTTACAGGGTATCGGTGCAGGGATTGTTCTGCCAGCAGCATTATCCAGTATGAATGATTCTGCTCCAGAAAATCAAAAAGGAAAAACAATGGGTGTGCTCATGGCTATGTCATCCATTGCTACCATTATAGGGCCAAACATCGGTGGTTTTTTGATCCAAAATTTTGGTTGGAGAACAGTATTCTATATTAACATTCCCCTGGGAATAATGGCCATCATCCTAGCCTTCAAGTTCAAAGAAACCTATGGAGATCAAGATCAGCATATTGACTACATTGGATCAGCATTACTGGTAGGAGCAATAGCCTCAATGTTGCTAGGTATTATAGGGCTGGAAAGCGCACCATTTACAGACGTAACGGTGTTCCCACTACTTATAGCTGCTGCGATTCTGTTCATTGCGCTGATCACATACGAAAAACGCGTATCAGAACCAATATTAGATATAGATGTATTAAAAAAGCCTAAAATTCTATCACTAAACTTTGCAATCCTCTTATCTGGGATTGGAACGTTTATGGCATTTACATATGTGCCAACATTCGCCCAGACTGTACTAAATCTGAATGTACAGGACAGTGGTATGGTGTTGACACCACTTTCTGCAGCTGTTTGTGTAACAGCAATATTGGGCGGATTTCTTTTAGATAAATTTGGATCTAAACGTATGCTCTTGTTGGGATCACCTCTCCTAGTCGCAGGACTCTTCGGCTTGTCATACTATGTCAGAGATTATACAAGTCTGGCAATTTGCTTAGCCATAATTGGAGTGGGTGTGGGTTTCACATGGAGTGCATTCCAACTTCTGATGATGTCTTTCATGCCAAAAGAAGAAGAAGCAACAGGTGTTGGAATATTAAATACTTTCAAAGGTGTTGGTTCCACTGTCGCGCCAGTGATTGGAGCTATATTTTTAGTTAATGCCGCCAGTGGGATGGGTAACTTAAGCCAATCATTTTCTAATTTGTTCCTATTCGGAACAATAACCTCAATAATTGCTTTAGTATTGGTGGTGGTTGTGATAGTAAATGATAAGGTAGAATCAACCAACTTAAGTGAATCTGAAGTGGTAACTGGAAAATAA
- a CDS encoding nitrogenase iron protein produces the protein MVRKIAIYGKGGIGKSTTTQNTASAMAHFHDKKVMIHGCDPKADSTRMILGGKMQTTMMDTLREEGEEACMDLDKIMSKGFEGIKCVESGGPEPGVGCAGRGVITAITIMEQLKVYEDNDFVFFDVLGDVVCGGFAMPIRDGKAEEIYVVASGEMMALYAANNLCKGMVKYAEQSGVRLGGIICNSRNVDGEKELMEEFCKRIGTQLIHFVPRDNIVQKAEFNKRTVVEFDEECNQAHEYEELGRKIIENENFVIPSPMTMEELEELVIDYGLVD, from the coding sequence ATGGTAAGAAAAATAGCTATATACGGTAAAGGTGGAATTGGAAAGTCTACAACAACTCAAAACACAGCATCAGCCATGGCACACTTTCACGATAAGAAAGTAATGATACACGGTTGCGACCCCAAAGCGGACAGTACCAGAATGATCCTTGGGGGAAAAATGCAAACAACCATGATGGATACCCTCCGGGAAGAGGGCGAAGAAGCCTGTATGGACCTGGACAAAATTATGTCCAAAGGTTTTGAAGGAATAAAATGTGTAGAGTCCGGAGGACCAGAACCAGGTGTTGGATGTGCAGGTAGAGGAGTTATAACCGCCATAACAATCATGGAACAGCTAAAAGTCTATGAAGACAATGACTTCGTTTTCTTCGATGTTCTTGGTGATGTTGTATGTGGAGGATTCGCTATGCCCATCAGAGATGGGAAAGCCGAAGAGATCTATGTAGTGGCATCAGGAGAAATGATGGCACTGTATGCTGCCAACAACTTGTGTAAAGGGATGGTAAAATACGCAGAACAAAGCGGTGTGAGACTGGGAGGAATAATCTGTAACAGTCGAAACGTGGACGGAGAAAAAGAACTAATGGAAGAATTCTGTAAACGTATCGGAACTCAGTTGATACATTTCGTTCCTCGAGATAACATCGTACAAAAAGCAGAATTCAACAAAAGAACCGTAGTTGAATTTGATGAAGAATGTAATCAGGCCCATGAGTATGAGGAACTGGGTCGAAAAATTATAGAAAACGAAAATTTTGTAATTCCAAGCCCTATGACCATGGAAGAACTGGAAGAGCTTGTTATAGATTATGGTTTAGTCGATTAA
- the glnA gene encoding type I glutamate--ammonia ligase — protein MQDKIGKVIENIEKCGTKFVRLQFVDIHGTPKNMAIPLVKPDDIEDIIKDGLLFDGSSIEGFADINNSDLVIKPDPDTFSTLPWRPDEKAVCRFICDIYWPEGKPYEGDPRYILKKTLEKVEKLGYEYNVGPEPEFFIVDMDEEGNVYPHDEGVYFDVEPVDQGTNMRRELVLGLEELNFDVEVSHHEVGPGQHEIDFKFDHALKTADAVITFKQAIKAIADKLGSMVTFMPKPFFGVNGSGMHCHQSLFKNGENVFYDPDTENQLSEDAMHFTGGLLKHSKALAAVVAPSVNSYKRLVPGYEAPVYIAYGLKNRSTLVRIPASRGKGTRVEFRCPDPSCNPYLAFAAMLEAGMDGMKNKIDPGEPTEIDVFELSPEELATMGIDTLPSSLWEAYHALEKDDVVKASLGDHIYNEFMALKRKEWDEYRIQVFQYELEKYLQI, from the coding sequence TTGCAAGACAAAATTGGAAAAGTTATTGAAAATATCGAAAAATGCGGTACTAAATTCGTTAGGCTGCAATTCGTAGACATACACGGGACTCCCAAAAACATGGCAATCCCACTGGTGAAACCAGACGATATAGAAGATATAATAAAAGACGGACTCTTATTTGACGGTTCATCCATTGAGGGCTTTGCTGATATCAACAATAGTGACCTGGTCATAAAACCGGACCCGGACACATTCTCCACACTACCCTGGAGACCTGATGAAAAGGCTGTTTGCAGGTTCATCTGTGACATTTACTGGCCTGAAGGAAAACCATACGAAGGCGACCCTAGGTACATATTAAAGAAAACCTTGGAAAAAGTGGAAAAACTTGGCTACGAATACAATGTAGGGCCAGAACCAGAATTCTTTATAGTGGACATGGATGAAGAAGGAAATGTTTACCCCCATGATGAGGGTGTTTACTTCGATGTGGAACCTGTTGATCAGGGAACCAACATGAGAAGAGAACTGGTGCTGGGACTGGAAGAGTTGAACTTCGATGTGGAAGTTAGCCACCACGAAGTAGGACCCGGACAACACGAAATAGACTTCAAATTCGACCACGCCCTAAAAACTGCCGATGCAGTTATCACCTTTAAACAAGCAATCAAAGCCATTGCAGATAAACTAGGATCCATGGTCACCTTCATGCCCAAACCATTCTTCGGAGTAAATGGTAGTGGTATGCACTGCCACCAGAGCCTGTTCAAAAATGGTGAAAACGTATTCTATGACCCTGATACAGAAAATCAACTCTCAGAAGATGCTATGCATTTCACTGGAGGTTTGCTCAAACACTCCAAAGCACTGGCTGCAGTTGTGGCACCTTCAGTTAACTCCTACAAAAGACTGGTCCCTGGATACGAAGCTCCAGTCTACATCGCTTATGGACTCAAAAACCGTTCCACCCTGGTCAGAATCCCCGCCTCACGTGGTAAAGGTACCCGTGTGGAATTCAGATGCCCCGACCCATCATGTAACCCCTACCTGGCATTCGCTGCCATGTTAGAAGCTGGAATGGATGGTATGAAGAACAAAATCGACCCGGGAGAACCAACTGAAATCGATGTATTCGAATTGAGCCCAGAAGAACTGGCAACAATGGGTATTGACACCCTCCCCTCCAGCCTATGGGAAGCTTACCATGCCCTGGAAAAGGATGACGTAGTTAAAGCATCCCTGGGAGACCACATCTACAACGAATTCATGGCACTAAAACGAAAAGAATGGGACGAATACCGTATACAAGTATTCCAGTACGAACTGGAGAAATATCTCCAGATCTAA